In one Aerosakkonema funiforme FACHB-1375 genomic region, the following are encoded:
- a CDS encoding tetratricopeptide repeat protein, whose amino-acid sequence MSNSAESDTETLKDSTQEFESLQWELAVAREIQNCQTEAQLLIKLGSLYYSRSNYDRSLDYYQQSLNVAKAIPDRRLEALSLLSLGWVYQRIETNDGNYKQMLECHHQCLAIAQEISDLWLEGSASASLGRTYQHLGEHHKAIEYSRRSLAIARKIHHLTLEVNSLATLRSAYDALSQHDRAEAYQADLTPSGESVLAELGIKPDSLKLSKILPLQRVQYRAAINWLTKYQSPPQATNREKVKSYLEAFHHLCEVEAWGTASKILAIHLNTPTNEEFHNQLKTWGYYSEQIALYNRLLFKVSPSWDTICLNGLANSYSALGNYAKAIDLQQQHAEVARAIQDIRSEGYALGNIGLNHYYLGNYAQAIEFLQQALAILGDIEDSRAFQAFLGNLGLAYYSLGNYIKAIECHQQSLTLAQANQNRRGEGEALGNLANAYIALGQFTKAIEYHQQHLAIAHKLEDRYGEGNALGNLGNAYNALGDAVKAIECHQRSLSIAKEIGDRRGQGVSLCSLGSAYYALGDYPQAIECYEQSLGLTMQIQDRRGESQALTGLGLIYDDLGDYGRAVEYHKRALKIAQSIQNRGSEGKILGQIGSAYIGLENYPKAIECHQLSLEIAWELKDRDEERIALGNLGNIAFCVGKYGQAANFYKLSLDLSRELQNQRGDATMLGNLGTVLLQLERYADALEHLQVALEISRKIGFRSNEAMVLRSLAELHQKLEQPAQAREYCDQALAIATKLGIPLSQDCHELRAKLRIYEKQMLVEEEHNLPAQDLTN is encoded by the coding sequence ATGAGTAATTCTGCTGAGAGCGACACAGAAACATTAAAGGATAGCACTCAAGAGTTTGAGTCCCTGCAATGGGAATTGGCTGTAGCGCGAGAAATCCAAAATTGCCAAACAGAAGCGCAATTGCTGATTAAACTAGGTAGCCTCTATTACTCCCGAAGCAATTACGATCGCTCCCTGGATTACTACCAACAGAGCTTGAACGTAGCAAAAGCGATTCCAGACCGCAGGTTGGAAGCATTATCTCTACTAAGTCTAGGTTGGGTGTATCAAAGAATAGAAACTAATGATGGCAACTATAAGCAAATGCTGGAATGCCATCATCAGTGTTTAGCCATTGCCCAGGAAATTTCAGATCTGTGGCTGGAAGGGTCAGCTTCAGCTAGCCTGGGACGTACCTATCAGCATTTGGGAGAGCATCATAAAGCCATTGAATATTCGCGCCGTAGTTTAGCGATCGCACGGAAAATTCATCACCTGACGCTAGAGGTAAATTCCCTTGCCACCTTGAGAAGTGCTTATGATGCTCTAAGTCAGCACGATCGCGCTGAGGCTTATCAAGCCGACCTCACACCATCTGGAGAATCTGTGTTAGCAGAGTTAGGTATTAAGCCAGATTCTCTAAAATTATCTAAAATTCTGCCTCTGCAACGAGTCCAATATCGAGCTGCCATTAACTGGCTGACGAAATACCAATCGCCGCCTCAAGCAACTAATCGGGAGAAGGTGAAGAGTTATTTGGAAGCTTTTCACCATCTATGTGAAGTAGAAGCTTGGGGAACTGCTAGCAAAATTTTAGCAATTCACCTCAATACTCCTACTAACGAGGAGTTCCACAACCAACTCAAAACTTGGGGCTACTATTCAGAGCAGATAGCGCTTTACAACAGACTGTTATTTAAAGTGAGTCCAAGTTGGGACACGATTTGTCTAAATGGCTTAGCCAATTCCTATAGCGCCCTTGGTAATTATGCTAAGGCTATCGACCTGCAACAACAGCACGCTGAAGTCGCCCGGGCAATCCAAGATATTCGATCGGAGGGCTATGCTTTGGGGAATATCGGGCTCAATCACTACTACTTAGGAAATTACGCTCAGGCAATTGAATTCTTGCAGCAAGCTTTGGCCATTCTAGGCGATATTGAGGACAGTCGCGCTTTTCAGGCATTTCTAGGCAATCTGGGACTTGCTTACTACAGTTTAGGAAACTACATCAAAGCGATTGAGTGCCATCAACAAAGTTTAACCCTCGCTCAAGCAAATCAAAATCGTCGAGGAGAGGGGGAAGCTTTAGGTAACCTGGCCAATGCCTACATTGCGCTAGGGCAGTTTACTAAAGCGATTGAATACCATCAACAGCATTTGGCGATTGCCCATAAATTGGAGGATCGATACGGAGAAGGGAACGCACTGGGCAATTTAGGAAATGCTTACAATGCCTTGGGAGATGCTGTCAAAGCGATTGAATGTCATCAGCGCAGCCTGTCTATTGCTAAGGAAATCGGCGATCGCCGAGGCCAGGGGGTGTCTCTCTGTAGTTTGGGTAGTGCCTACTATGCCTTGGGAGATTACCCTCAAGCCATTGAATGCTACGAACAGAGTTTGGGGCTTACCATGCAAATTCAAGACCGTCGTGGCGAAAGTCAAGCACTCACTGGTCTAGGGCTGATCTACGACGATCTGGGTGACTATGGCAGAGCGGTTGAATACCACAAACGGGCATTGAAGATCGCCCAGTCAATTCAAAATCGTGGCAGTGAGGGTAAAATTCTTGGACAGATCGGTAGTGCTTATATAGGTCTAGAAAACTACCCAAAAGCAATTGAGTGCCACCAGCTGAGTTTGGAAATCGCCTGGGAGCTTAAAGACCGGGATGAAGAAAGAATTGCGCTAGGGAATTTGGGTAATATAGCCTTTTGTGTGGGGAAATATGGGCAGGCAGCCAACTTCTACAAATTAAGCTTAGATCTTTCACGGGAACTGCAAAACCAGCGTGGGGACGCCACCATGTTAGGTAACTTAGGGACGGTACTCTTACAACTTGAGCGATATGCAGATGCGCTGGAACATTTGCAGGTAGCCTTAGAGATTAGCAGAAAAATTGGCTTTCGGTCTAATGAAGCGATGGTACTTAGGAGTCTAGCAGAGTTGCATCAGAAGTTAGAACAACCAGCACAGGCAAGAGAGTATTGTGACCAGGCTTTGGCGATCGCTACCAAATTAGGCATTCCGCTGAGCCAAGATTGTCACGAACTTAGGGCTAAACTGAGGATATATGAAAAGCAGATGCTGGTTGAGGAGGAACACAACTTACCAGCACAAGATTTGACAAACTGA
- a CDS encoding phosphorylase family protein — protein sequence MPRAVILTALSVEYQAVREHLTDVQEETHPQGTIYERGYFTANGRVWQVGIAEIGTGNASASSEAERAIAYFKPKVLLFVGVAGGIKDLALGDVVAATKIYSYESGDAEDEFLPRPELELASYNLVQRARAEARPYKRDWLQRVQHLPDRIPSVWVAPIAAGEKVLASTRSSFFQFLRKQYSDAIAVEMEGYGLLKAVRMNQQVSAIVIRGISDLIDDRTEADAFSSQEMAARHASAFAFEILAKLDIFVEDNAKQISGATPYGNIEELVTASIQRFIPSINASTSINLNDERHNRIEYGCKLLRQGRSKEALTYLTDLKTEIWYKSDSLVRYRLLANIGMANLGLEQIPEAAAAFLGARQHNPEDDKALALAAMGYFLQREYIQAEELIQLSLQKNPANTIAYSLRVQMASATDTLEAVLDRVPFAYSSHPDVLVALGQAALDRKLYSQAKEWFQAAINQGEVNLNNVKVFLGISLIEPIAKNFSIIIAGQINEANKTNLEQAVDLFTEVLGGTYPNFDNLSPIGLIALINRGSALRLLGKQDEAIRDFEIALKEKPDEPYCIKQLALLAHEKGNELEAYNYLKKILLCPQTPEANLLAASCLIVLKQFIEAEILLDKFIHDEGHEEFKREAKQLKFELKLEQGEYEYADKIMQELMNEDPESVANQILQIRFKRNTAPEENVQEFIEQAKASLLANPSYPDQITLADLLYSLKYYRDAAEVYEQFVDKTLNTCLTGRLLSAYYYAGNYRAALEICRQLLAQYGALEYVSEMAAFLYENIGNLDASRQVSLDYLCRFPNDIVMQLRLAIVNYLTGNMEELDRFLDSNPSIECLSIDTCMMLARFLKIRGRMNYFFEIIYETRKRFYNQGKIHAFYVISYMEGRKIKPNISEIQSVENGCGVLLKDKFGIQKWYIIDNRPDAELAQYELNESQPLYQELMGKTLGDEVIIVEDSFGKDAFTIVAIQNKYLAASNQSFRLLETLPDIQGFRVAYIQSTAEGIDPEWLKKLDNMLQLEKNNFNKFDSDYQEGKIPFGTFAILFNKNPIELWEILVGKPESYIHAWSDFNYEKFEDALTLLQKGGLVVVDPVSLLTLHQLGIADDAVRVLGKLGLAQSTLDLLQQMVEKFLGWGIEGFTTYGIVNEKRIIQKFSSEEVSQQRAYFEQIIGWVRNNCYILPCWRALDISKDKRNQLNELIGTAFVDTVLIAGEPGHILYSDDQVLRWYARVESGVAGVWTQVILNYCLQQKGIDEAVHRSATLQLILLGYNYTVVDADILMEGAKQAKLEIKRSYTAVLKVLADRRISSDYIAFVAAEFICKLWVEFNVPFLRDNLILELLKFIVSGRSQRQIIPKLASCIDKRLALMPIAKNQIFHLIEIWWNCGIYY from the coding sequence ATGCCTCGCGCAGTTATCCTTACCGCACTCTCCGTAGAATATCAGGCTGTTCGGGAACATTTGACCGACGTTCAAGAAGAAACACATCCTCAAGGAACGATCTACGAACGAGGGTACTTTACTGCTAACGGTAGAGTGTGGCAGGTAGGAATTGCTGAAATCGGTACGGGAAATGCGAGTGCATCCTCAGAAGCAGAGCGGGCGATCGCTTACTTCAAACCCAAAGTTCTCCTGTTTGTGGGTGTAGCTGGAGGAATTAAAGATCTTGCGTTGGGTGATGTAGTTGCCGCAACAAAAATTTATAGTTATGAATCTGGCGACGCAGAGGATGAGTTTTTGCCTAGACCCGAACTGGAACTTGCTTCTTACAACCTAGTGCAGAGAGCTAGAGCGGAAGCACGTCCATATAAGCGTGATTGGTTGCAACGAGTGCAGCATTTGCCCGATCGCATCCCTAGCGTATGGGTTGCGCCCATCGCAGCTGGGGAAAAAGTGCTTGCTTCAACCCGGTCGAGTTTTTTTCAGTTTCTCCGAAAGCAATACAGCGACGCAATTGCTGTAGAAATGGAAGGCTATGGCTTGCTGAAGGCGGTTCGCATGAACCAGCAAGTGTCTGCGATCGTGATTCGGGGAATTTCTGACTTGATTGACGATAGAACTGAAGCAGATGCTTTTAGTTCTCAAGAAATGGCGGCACGTCATGCAAGCGCATTTGCTTTTGAGATTCTGGCAAAATTAGATATCTTCGTAGAAGATAACGCTAAACAAATTTCAGGAGCCACGCCTTATGGAAACATTGAAGAGTTAGTAACAGCGTCGATCCAAAGATTTATTCCGTCAATTAATGCCAGCACCTCTATTAATCTGAATGATGAGCGGCATAACCGAATTGAGTATGGTTGCAAACTGCTTCGGCAAGGTCGATCTAAAGAAGCCTTAACTTATCTGACAGATCTAAAAACAGAAATTTGGTATAAGTCAGATTCTCTTGTTAGGTATCGCCTACTTGCCAATATTGGTATGGCTAATTTGGGGCTGGAGCAGATCCCTGAAGCTGCCGCCGCCTTTCTAGGAGCTAGACAGCACAACCCCGAGGATGATAAAGCTCTTGCTCTTGCCGCAATGGGCTATTTCTTACAGAGAGAATATATCCAAGCTGAGGAGTTAATTCAGCTGAGCCTACAGAAAAATCCAGCTAATACGATCGCGTATTCCCTCCGAGTTCAGATGGCTTCAGCTACAGATACACTCGAAGCAGTTCTTGATAGAGTTCCGTTCGCTTACAGCAGTCATCCCGATGTACTGGTTGCTTTGGGACAAGCCGCTTTAGATCGGAAGCTATATTCCCAAGCTAAAGAATGGTTTCAAGCAGCTATCAATCAAGGTGAAGTGAACCTAAATAACGTCAAAGTTTTTCTAGGTATTAGTTTAATAGAACCGATCGCCAAAAATTTCTCTATTATTATTGCCGGACAGATCAACGAAGCAAATAAAACTAATCTGGAACAGGCTGTAGATTTATTCACTGAAGTATTAGGTGGAACTTACCCTAATTTTGATAATTTATCCCCTATAGGATTAATAGCCTTGATAAATAGAGGAAGTGCTTTGAGACTACTAGGAAAGCAAGATGAAGCAATCCGCGATTTTGAAATCGCTTTAAAAGAGAAACCTGACGAGCCTTATTGTATAAAACAACTTGCCCTTCTAGCACATGAAAAAGGTAATGAACTAGAAGCATATAATTACCTTAAAAAAATTCTTTTATGTCCACAAACTCCTGAAGCTAACTTACTAGCTGCTAGTTGTTTGATAGTATTAAAACAATTTATAGAAGCAGAAATTTTGCTTGATAAATTTATACATGATGAAGGTCACGAAGAATTTAAAAGAGAAGCTAAACAACTAAAGTTTGAGCTAAAGCTGGAACAAGGAGAGTACGAATATGCTGATAAAATAATGCAAGAATTGATGAACGAAGATCCAGAAAGTGTTGCTAATCAAATTTTACAAATCCGATTCAAACGAAATACGGCCCCTGAAGAAAATGTTCAGGAATTTATCGAGCAGGCCAAAGCATCCTTATTAGCTAATCCTTCTTATCCAGATCAAATTACTTTGGCAGATTTGCTTTATAGCTTGAAGTACTACCGTGACGCTGCGGAAGTTTATGAGCAATTTGTTGATAAGACATTAAATACCTGCCTGACAGGGAGATTACTCTCCGCCTATTACTACGCAGGTAATTATAGAGCCGCACTAGAAATTTGTCGGCAACTGCTTGCTCAGTATGGTGCTTTAGAATATGTCTCAGAAATGGCTGCATTTTTGTATGAGAATATTGGTAATCTTGATGCTAGTCGCCAAGTATCTTTGGACTACTTATGTCGCTTCCCTAATGATATCGTGATGCAATTGCGGTTAGCAATAGTTAACTATTTAACCGGAAATATGGAAGAACTCGATCGCTTTCTTGACTCAAATCCCAGTATTGAGTGTTTATCCATTGATACTTGTATGATGCTGGCGCGATTTCTTAAGATTAGAGGGCGAATGAATTATTTTTTCGAGATTATTTATGAAACAAGGAAGCGTTTTTACAACCAGGGAAAAATTCATGCTTTTTACGTAATATCCTACATGGAAGGAAGAAAAATTAAACCAAATATTTCAGAAATACAAAGTGTAGAGAATGGATGTGGAGTTCTCCTGAAAGATAAGTTTGGTATTCAGAAGTGGTATATTATTGATAATAGGCCAGATGCTGAACTTGCTCAGTATGAACTTAATGAAAGTCAGCCGCTTTACCAAGAGCTAATGGGTAAGACCTTGGGAGATGAGGTAATTATAGTAGAAGATAGCTTTGGTAAAGATGCTTTCACAATAGTTGCGATACAAAATAAATATTTGGCAGCAAGCAACCAAAGTTTTAGATTATTAGAAACATTACCAGACATCCAAGGATTTAGAGTAGCTTACATTCAAAGTACAGCAGAAGGCATCGATCCAGAGTGGCTAAAAAAACTTGATAATATGTTACAATTGGAGAAGAATAACTTTAATAAGTTTGATTCTGATTATCAAGAAGGAAAAATTCCCTTTGGTACTTTCGCAATCCTCTTTAATAAGAATCCTATTGAACTTTGGGAAATTTTGGTTGGTAAGCCTGAATCTTACATCCATGCCTGGTCAGACTTTAATTATGAAAAATTTGAAGATGCTCTTACGTTACTTCAAAAAGGAGGACTTGTAGTAGTCGATCCAGTATCTTTACTGACTCTCCACCAGTTAGGGATAGCAGATGATGCAGTTAGAGTCTTAGGGAAATTAGGACTGGCTCAATCAACTCTCGATTTACTTCAGCAAATGGTTGAAAAATTTCTTGGATGGGGAATAGAGGGTTTTACAACTTATGGAATTGTGAATGAAAAACGAATTATACAAAAGTTTAGCTCCGAGGAAGTTTCTCAACAAAGAGCTTACTTTGAACAAATTATTGGTTGGGTAAGAAACAATTGTTATATTCTCCCTTGTTGGAGAGCTCTTGATATTAGTAAAGATAAACGAAATCAACTTAACGAGCTTATAGGCACAGCCTTTGTCGATACTGTGCTAATTGCTGGAGAGCCAGGACATATCCTATATTCTGATGATCAGGTGTTGCGCTGGTACGCTCGTGTAGAATCAGGAGTTGCAGGAGTTTGGACTCAGGTTATTTTAAATTACTGCCTACAGCAAAAAGGTATTGATGAAGCGGTGCATCGTAGCGCAACTTTGCAGCTGATTCTATTGGGTTATAACTACACCGTTGTAGATGCAGACATCCTGATGGAAGGAGCTAAGCAAGCTAAATTGGAAATTAAACGAAGTTACACTGCGGTTTTAAAAGTTCTTGCAGATAGAAGAATATCGTCAGACTATATTGCTTTTGTTGCTGCTGAATTTATCTGCAAGCTGTGGGTGGAATTTAACGTTCCTTTTCTTAGGGATAACTTGATTTTGGAGTTATTAAAATTCATCGTATCTGGACGATCTCAAAGGCAAATTATCCCAAAATTGGCAAGTTGTATTGATAAGAGGTTGGCTTTGATGCCCATTGCTAAAAATCAAATATTTCATTTAATAGAAATATGGTGGAATTGTGGAATATATTATTAA
- a CDS encoding tetratricopeptide repeat protein produces the protein MDNLNSLNFEKRLELEAVYLKPSNEFVLKYLGIEPQALRYIKSSLKRSHYRAVINWLIKYQPQPNASNLEKVKGYLEAFHHLFETSAWNQALKIVTINIMNYGNNQLHNQLFDWGYYREIAAFYQRFLDYLENLAPYYKTILLYGMGKVHYALGYLTKAINCYQQALELARTLPDNQQEGAILNGLGLVYFSLGNYTQAINCYEQDLAIAWKNDNRQGQAAALNNLGLVFCKQEKFCKAIKYQKESLRISRQSPDHSAEGRALGSLAQAYSGCKKYDRAIEYHQQHLTIMRRIENRAGEAEALCNLGITIATVKEVEFNQALKTEDYSEALKYLHEALKISREIGIRLTEANVLLNLTVIYQRLGERNLVFKYCQQALSITSELGIPLESLKHLG, from the coding sequence ATGGATAATCTTAATAGTTTAAATTTTGAAAAACGGCTAGAGTTAGAAGCAGTATATCTTAAACCCTCTAACGAATTCGTTCTAAAATATCTCGGAATCGAGCCACAAGCTCTAAGATATATCAAATCATCTTTGAAGCGATCTCATTACAGGGCTGTAATCAACTGGCTTATAAAATACCAACCTCAGCCCAATGCTTCCAACCTGGAAAAAGTGAAAGGTTACTTGGAAGCCTTTCACCATCTTTTTGAAACATCAGCTTGGAATCAAGCTTTAAAAATTGTGACTATTAATATTATGAATTATGGAAATAACCAGCTTCATAACCAACTTTTTGATTGGGGCTATTATAGAGAAATAGCAGCATTTTATCAAAGATTTTTGGATTATTTAGAAAACTTAGCTCCTTACTATAAAACCATTTTATTATATGGTATGGGTAAAGTGCATTATGCCTTGGGATATCTGACAAAGGCGATTAATTGTTATCAACAAGCGTTAGAGCTTGCACGTACACTTCCCGATAATCAGCAGGAAGGAGCAATTTTGAATGGTTTAGGTCTTGTTTACTTTTCTTTAGGTAACTATACTCAAGCTATTAATTGCTATGAACAAGATTTAGCGATCGCGTGGAAAAATGACAACCGTCAAGGACAAGCTGCTGCACTTAACAACTTGGGACTTGTGTTTTGCAAACAAGAAAAATTCTGCAAAGCAATTAAGTACCAAAAGGAGAGCTTGAGAATTTCACGCCAAAGCCCCGATCATTCTGCGGAAGGAAGAGCATTGGGAAGCTTGGCACAAGCTTACAGTGGTTGTAAAAAGTACGATCGAGCTATTGAATACCATCAACAACATCTAACTATTATGCGGCGAATAGAAAATCGCGCAGGTGAAGCAGAGGCATTATGTAATTTGGGAATTACCATAGCAACAGTTAAGGAAGTAGAATTCAACCAAGCATTAAAGACTGAAGATTATTCAGAAGCATTAAAGTACCTTCACGAAGCGCTGAAAATTTCTAGAGAAATCGGTATACGTTTAACTGAAGCTAATGTTCTGTTAAATCTTACAGTGATTTATCAAAGGTTAGGTGAGAGAAATTTGGTTTTTAAATATTGCCAACAGGCTTTGAGTATTACCAGTGAATTGGGTATACCACTTGAATCCCTAAAACACTTGGGATAG
- a CDS encoding tetratricopeptide repeat protein, with translation MTNDIAELDTNPQSRSLTQEFGLTADGQQLLAEVEASLAAQDSTKIRPWERAHYRAVKNWLHKYKPPIAASNLEKVRGYLEASYHLCEVDAQEQANKIIGIRLNSIPNQELHSQLAVWGYYREQIYLYNRLLSQADPRVKLVYLTGLGNAYIFLGNYDIAINYHLQNLTEARNISDREAEATVLISLAATYIFMGKYSEVITYTQQSLKIAQAIGNVKLAGNCLCNLGIAQYYLSNYLKAIKYHDRDLIVVQNNGDIEAEARAMGNLGICYFCIGKYAKATEYFKKALIISRKIGNPKVESAALGNLGCIYNELCNYSEAIKFYEQQLQITQEIGDRAGEGIALGNLGTVYDSLGNHCQAIEYQQRRLAITREIGDRNGEGKALGNLGISYYCLGDYPQAIEFYQQRLKIALEIRDIAGQGIVLYNLGESLAKLKRYSEALESLRKSLDIFKAIGVHFKEIQILRMLAKIYQGSGHYFMAFKYYIFMALKKTTQQLPGSFSLISAPKKHKSNFLHSPPHPPECCE, from the coding sequence ATGACGAATGACATTGCCGAATTAGATACAAATCCTCAATCTCGATCCCTTACTCAGGAATTTGGCTTAACGGCTGATGGCCAACAACTACTGGCTGAGGTTGAAGCTAGTTTGGCAGCACAGGATAGTACTAAGATTCGTCCTTGGGAACGTGCTCATTATAGAGCGGTAAAAAACTGGCTTCACAAGTACAAGCCACCCATAGCTGCTTCAAATTTAGAAAAAGTTCGCGGATATTTGGAAGCGTCGTACCATCTGTGTGAAGTAGATGCACAAGAACAAGCTAATAAAATTATTGGAATACGTCTTAACAGTATTCCCAATCAAGAGTTGCATTCGCAACTTGCTGTTTGGGGCTACTATAGAGAACAAATTTATCTCTATAATAGGCTTTTAAGCCAAGCAGATCCTCGTGTAAAGCTTGTTTATTTGACAGGGTTGGGTAACGCTTATATTTTTCTGGGCAACTACGATATAGCAATTAATTATCATTTACAAAATCTAACTGAGGCACGGAACATCAGTGATAGAGAAGCTGAAGCCACTGTATTAATTAGTCTTGCTGCTACTTATATTTTTATGGGTAAGTACTCAGAAGTAATTACCTATACTCAGCAGTCTTTGAAAATTGCACAAGCAATTGGAAACGTAAAATTAGCAGGCAACTGTTTATGTAATTTAGGAATAGCACAGTATTATTTGAGCAATTACTTAAAAGCAATTAAATATCACGATCGAGACCTAATTGTTGTCCAAAACAATGGCGACATTGAAGCAGAAGCTAGAGCAATGGGCAATCTAGGAATTTGTTACTTTTGTATAGGAAAATATGCCAAAGCTACTGAATATTTTAAAAAAGCTTTAATAATTTCGCGTAAAATTGGTAACCCCAAAGTAGAATCTGCGGCGCTGGGTAATTTAGGTTGTATTTATAATGAACTATGCAATTACTCCGAAGCCATTAAATTTTACGAACAACAGTTACAAATTACACAAGAAATCGGTGATCGTGCTGGTGAGGGAATAGCACTAGGCAATTTAGGAACTGTTTATGATTCTTTAGGAAATCACTGTCAAGCTATTGAATATCAACAGCGACGGCTAGCAATTACACGAGAAATCGGCGATCGTAATGGAGAAGGAAAAGCACTTGGAAATCTGGGAATCTCCTATTATTGCTTAGGTGACTACCCGCAAGCAATTGAGTTTTATCAACAACGGTTAAAAATTGCACTAGAGATTAGAGATATTGCTGGGCAAGGAATCGTTTTATATAATTTAGGAGAAAGTTTAGCTAAACTTAAGCGGTATTCAGAAGCACTGGAGTCTTTGCGGAAATCTCTCGATATTTTTAAGGCTATTGGTGTGCATTTCAAGGAAATTCAAATTTTGCGAATGTTGGCGAAAATATACCAGGGATCAGGTCATTACTTTATGGCTTTTAAATATTATATTTTCATGGCATTGAAAAAAACTACCCAGCAATTGC